One Halostella limicola genomic window carries:
- a CDS encoding ABC transporter substrate-binding protein, translating to MPRDIDRRSFLKAAGAATVTTSMTAGCISGLVGEGDGDGNGGGEGGTLTYGRGAASDTLDPQGSTSGEVAKVTNQVYDQLIGFEPGGAALVESLATSFELDGTTATLELREDATFHNGDDFTADDFIATYRRYLDEDYEYYNEDGSIYGPYLLGYVDDVSADDDYTLTFEIEKRYAPFLANLAVFALAVLPKSEIESGTDFATEMVGTSAFQLDNMDEGSGRIRLAAYDDYYGEGPHVDEVVFRVVGENSTRAQSLNAGELDIIDGLDSQTVQQVEDGDAEVRRIDGMNVGYMALNGAQFEPFQDKRVRQAMNYAINTEELANSIYQGIATPASQPITEDILGYNEDLDPYPHDPEQAQSLLEEAGYGDGFELELATFQNPRAYNPSPVQAAETIRSYLQEVGIDATIEQKTWETYLSYTGEGRHDACFLGWMTDNGDPDNFYYALLHPQIDVPEDQDFADWDAEGYNTSNRAAWANNEFMQLIEEGQATYEDSERAEIYQQAAEIFHEECPWVPLVHAEEIRGVGPNVSNYTVELVGGPFLDQVQLS from the coding sequence ATGCCGCGTGACATTGATCGCCGAAGCTTTCTGAAGGCGGCGGGCGCCGCCACGGTAACGACGTCGATGACTGCCGGCTGCATCTCCGGTCTCGTCGGGGAGGGCGACGGCGACGGCAACGGCGGCGGCGAAGGGGGTACGCTCACCTACGGCCGCGGGGCGGCGTCGGACACCCTCGACCCGCAGGGCTCTACTAGCGGCGAGGTCGCCAAGGTGACGAACCAGGTGTACGACCAGCTGATCGGGTTCGAACCGGGCGGGGCCGCGCTCGTCGAGTCGCTCGCGACGAGCTTCGAACTCGACGGGACGACGGCGACCCTGGAGCTCCGCGAGGACGCCACGTTCCACAACGGCGACGACTTCACCGCCGACGACTTCATCGCCACGTACCGCCGGTACCTCGACGAGGACTACGAGTACTACAACGAGGACGGGTCGATCTACGGCCCGTACCTGCTCGGCTACGTCGACGACGTCAGCGCCGATGACGACTACACGCTGACGTTCGAGATCGAGAAGCGCTACGCGCCGTTCCTGGCGAACCTGGCCGTGTTCGCGCTGGCCGTCCTTCCCAAGTCCGAGATCGAGTCCGGGACCGACTTCGCGACGGAGATGGTCGGCACGAGCGCGTTCCAGCTCGACAACATGGACGAGGGGAGCGGCCGCATCCGTCTGGCCGCCTACGACGACTACTACGGTGAGGGCCCGCACGTCGACGAGGTCGTCTTCCGTGTGGTCGGCGAGAACTCGACGCGCGCACAGTCGCTCAACGCGGGCGAACTCGACATCATCGACGGTCTCGACTCCCAGACCGTCCAGCAGGTCGAGGACGGCGACGCCGAGGTTCGCCGGATCGACGGGATGAACGTCGGCTACATGGCGCTGAACGGCGCGCAGTTCGAGCCGTTCCAGGACAAGCGCGTCCGGCAGGCGATGAACTACGCGATAAACACCGAGGAGCTGGCGAACAGCATCTACCAGGGCATCGCCACGCCGGCGAGCCAGCCGATCACGGAGGACATCCTCGGCTACAACGAGGACCTCGACCCCTACCCGCACGACCCCGAGCAGGCGCAGTCGCTACTGGAGGAGGCGGGCTACGGCGACGGGTTCGAGCTCGAACTCGCGACGTTCCAGAACCCGCGGGCGTACAACCCCTCGCCGGTGCAGGCGGCCGAGACCATCCGCTCGTACCTGCAGGAGGTCGGCATCGACGCCACCATCGAGCAGAAGACGTGGGAGACCTACCTCAGCTACACGGGCGAGGGCCGCCACGACGCCTGTTTCCTCGGCTGGATGACCGACAACGGCGACCCGGACAACTTCTACTACGCCCTGCTCCACCCCCAGATCGACGTCCCCGAGGACCAGGACTTCGCCGACTGGGACGCCGAGGGGTACAACACCTCCAACCGCGCGGCCTGGGCCAACAACGAGTTCATGCAGCTCATCGAGGAAGGGCAGGCGACCTACGAAGACAGCGAACGAGCGGAGATCTACCAGCAGGCGGCCGAGATCTTCCACGAAGAGTGTCCCTGGGTGCCGCTCGTCCACGCCGAGGAGATCCGCGGCGTCGGGCCGAACGTCAGCAACTACACCGTCGAACTCGTCGGGGGGCCCTTCCTTGACCAGGTCCAGCTGAGCTAA
- a CDS encoding ABC transporter permease: MSTETAAEERASRSLLDRLRASPFLTELLSNRLAVFGLGIILAMVAMAVYARLFLDPAALATTQLSTNPRLAGPCGDPTVLGALGNVGSCQFPFGTDIQARNIFLRTVYGAWLAIKYGTIIVTASTVLGVGLGIVAAYYGGWQDNVIMRTMDVLLAFPSLLLALALVAIFGVGLWKAVIALTLVYTPRFARVVRGAALKVLEDEYIDATQALGARDARVLVRHVLPNSLAPITVQSTLNFGLAIIDLAALSFLGFGAQAGTPSWGLMLTNGVDNGLLTGQWWWSFFPGLFLAVTVLGFNLLGDGMRDALDPRMREAVD; this comes from the coding sequence ATGAGCACGGAAACCGCCGCCGAGGAGCGTGCGAGTCGCAGCCTGCTGGACCGGCTGCGGGCCTCGCCGTTCCTCACCGAACTCCTGTCGAATCGCCTCGCCGTCTTCGGCCTCGGCATCATCCTCGCGATGGTCGCGATGGCCGTCTACGCCCGTCTGTTCCTCGATCCCGCGGCGCTCGCGACGACGCAGCTCTCGACGAATCCGCGCCTCGCGGGCCCCTGCGGGGACCCGACCGTCCTCGGCGCGCTCGGCAACGTCGGCTCCTGCCAGTTCCCGTTCGGCACCGACATCCAGGCGCGGAACATCTTCCTCCGGACCGTCTACGGGGCCTGGCTGGCGATAAAGTACGGCACCATCATCGTCACCGCCTCGACGGTGCTCGGCGTCGGCCTCGGCATCGTCGCGGCGTACTACGGCGGGTGGCAGGACAACGTCATCATGCGCACGATGGACGTCCTGCTCGCGTTCCCGTCGCTGCTGCTGGCGCTCGCGCTGGTGGCCATCTTCGGCGTCGGACTCTGGAAGGCGGTCATCGCGCTGACGCTCGTCTACACGCCGCGGTTCGCCCGCGTCGTCCGCGGCGCGGCGCTGAAAGTGCTGGAGGACGAGTACATCGACGCCACACAGGCGCTCGGCGCGCGGGACGCCCGCGTGCTCGTCCGCCACGTGTTGCCGAACTCGCTCGCTCCCATCACCGTCCAGAGCACGCTGAACTTCGGGCTGGCGATCATCGACCTCGCCGCCCTCTCCTTTCTGGGCTTCGGCGCGCAGGCCGGCACCCCGTCGTGGGGGCTGATGCTGACCAACGGCGTCGACAACGGCCTGCTCACCGGGCAGTGGTGGTGGTCGTTCTTCCCCGGACTGTTCCTCGCGGTGACCGTCCTCGGGTTCAACCTCCTCGGCGACGGCATGCGCGACGCGCTGGACCCGCGGATGCGGGAAGCGGTCGACTGA
- a CDS encoding dihydroorotase, with the protein MLIGDATLPDGRERDVRIEDGTIAAVGDDLGDPDVDATGKRLFPGAIDVHVHFRQPGFPHKETWETGSRSAAAGGVTTVVDQPNTDPPTVTGEAFDEKAALAEASLVDYGVNGGVTPDWDPDALFERPLFALGEVFLADSTGDMGIDADRFADAVVRAGAENVTVTVHAEDATLFDEGARERDDADAWSAYRTAEAEAAAVERAVEVGADADAALHIAHTSTPEGIDAASDAGVTCEVTPHHLFLSREDLPDLGTFGRMNPPLRSEARREAVYERVADGTVDVIATDHAPHTRAEKDASVWDAPSGVPGVETMLPLLLEEARQGRLSYERVRDLVAANPAAIFDLPAKGQIEEGRDADLVLFDPDDAREIRGEDLHSKCGWTPFAGRTGVFPELTLVRGEVVYDARDGESFGDAVGENVRE; encoded by the coding sequence ATGCTCATCGGCGATGCGACCCTGCCTGACGGTCGCGAGCGAGACGTACGCATCGAGGACGGGACCATCGCGGCGGTCGGCGACGACCTCGGCGATCCGGACGTGGACGCGACCGGAAAGCGGCTGTTCCCTGGCGCGATCGACGTTCACGTCCACTTCCGCCAGCCCGGCTTCCCGCACAAGGAGACGTGGGAGACTGGCAGTCGGAGCGCCGCCGCGGGCGGCGTGACGACGGTTGTCGACCAACCCAACACCGACCCGCCGACGGTTACGGGCGAGGCGTTCGACGAGAAGGCGGCCCTCGCCGAGGCGTCGCTCGTCGACTACGGCGTCAACGGGGGCGTCACGCCGGACTGGGACCCCGACGCGCTGTTCGAGCGACCGCTGTTCGCGCTCGGCGAGGTGTTTCTCGCGGACTCGACCGGCGACATGGGGATCGACGCCGACCGCTTCGCCGACGCTGTCGTGCGGGCGGGCGCGGAGAACGTGACCGTGACCGTCCACGCAGAGGACGCGACGCTCTTCGACGAGGGAGCGAGAGAGCGCGACGACGCGGACGCGTGGAGCGCCTACCGGACCGCCGAGGCCGAGGCCGCGGCGGTTGAGCGCGCCGTCGAGGTCGGCGCGGACGCTGACGCCGCCCTGCACATCGCCCACACCAGCACGCCGGAGGGGATCGACGCGGCGAGCGACGCCGGCGTCACCTGCGAGGTGACGCCTCACCACCTCTTCCTCTCCCGCGAGGACCTGCCGGACCTCGGGACCTTCGGTCGGATGAACCCGCCGCTCCGGAGCGAAGCGCGCCGCGAGGCGGTGTACGAGCGCGTCGCGGACGGCACCGTCGACGTGATAGCGACTGACCACGCGCCTCACACGCGCGCGGAGAAGGACGCGAGCGTCTGGGACGCCCCCAGCGGCGTCCCCGGCGTCGAGACGATGCTCCCGCTCCTGCTGGAGGAGGCGCGACAGGGACGCCTCTCCTACGAGCGAGTCCGCGATCTGGTCGCCGCGAACCCCGCCGCGATCTTCGACCTGCCGGCGAAGGGTCAGATCGAGGAGGGACGCGACGCCGACCTCGTCCTCTTCGACCCCGACGACGCCCGAGAGATCCGCGGCGAGGACCTCCACTCGAAGTGCGGGTGGACGCCGTTCGCGGGCCGGACCGGCGTGTTCCCGGAGCTGACGCTGGTTCGGGGCGAGGTCGTCTACGACGCGCGCGACGGCGAGTCGTTCGGCGACGCCGTCGGCGAGAACGTGCGCGAGTAG
- a CDS encoding ABC transporter permease, producing the protein MISKRYVLKRLLLLIPVLVGVATLVFSILHLSPGNPARVIAGERASKAAVREIERQLGLNDPIWVQYGRFLWDLLHLDFGESYIIRRGQPVSSVLRWKFPITLELAVFGQLAGILFGIPIGIISAVKQDTITDHLGRFGALTGISVPIFWSGPLVILLFAVELGWFPTSGRIGSEYAVPQLTGLLTVDALLLGRYGTFVSAAKHLFLPSLVIGIYSMALISRMMRSSMLEVVRQDYIRTARAKGQGAKITLMKHGFRNALIPVVTVIGIQFGSLLGGAVLTETVFAIPGIGRLLVDAIQDGDYPIVQGTVLVFAFVFTLVNLLVDLTYSYLDPRIQQ; encoded by the coding sequence ATGATTAGCAAGCGCTACGTCTTGAAGCGGCTGCTGCTGTTGATTCCGGTTCTGGTCGGAGTGGCGACGCTGGTGTTCTCGATCCTCCACCTCTCGCCCGGTAACCCCGCGCGCGTGATCGCCGGCGAGCGGGCCAGCAAGGCGGCGGTCCGGGAGATCGAGCGCCAGCTCGGGCTCAACGACCCGATCTGGGTGCAGTACGGCCGGTTCCTCTGGGACCTCCTCCACCTCGACTTCGGCGAATCGTACATCATCCGCCGCGGGCAGCCCGTCTCCAGCGTCCTGCGCTGGAAGTTCCCCATCACGCTGGAACTCGCGGTCTTCGGGCAACTCGCCGGCATCCTCTTCGGCATCCCGATCGGGATCATCAGCGCCGTCAAGCAGGACACGATCACGGACCACCTCGGCCGGTTCGGAGCGCTTACCGGCATCAGCGTCCCGATCTTCTGGAGCGGCCCGCTCGTGATCCTCCTGTTCGCGGTCGAACTGGGCTGGTTCCCGACGAGCGGCCGGATCGGATCTGAGTACGCGGTGCCGCAGCTGACGGGGCTGTTGACGGTCGACGCGCTGCTGCTCGGTCGGTACGGCACGTTCGTCTCGGCGGCGAAGCACCTGTTCCTGCCGTCGCTCGTCATCGGCATCTACTCGATGGCGCTCATCTCCCGGATGATGCGCTCGTCGATGCTCGAGGTCGTCCGGCAGGACTACATCCGGACCGCGCGGGCCAAGGGACAGGGCGCGAAGATCACCCTGATGAAACACGGGTTTCGGAACGCGCTCATCCCCGTCGTCACCGTCATCGGCATCCAGTTCGGGAGCCTGCTCGGCGGCGCGGTGCTGACCGAGACCGTCTTCGCGATCCCCGGCATCGGCCGCCTGCTCGTCGACGCGATCCAGGACGGGGACTACCCGATCGTGCAGGGCACCGTCCTAGTGTTCGCGTTCGTCTTCACGCTGGTGAACCTGCTCGTGGACCTGACCTACTCCTACCTCGACCCGAGGATCCAACAATGA
- a CDS encoding lipoate--protein ligase family protein, translating into MRVLRGRAASIDADREVTAEMLSAVGEDGDAAVRVWTPHRQVAFGRRDAREDGYEAAREAASDRGFPPVERSVGGRAVAYAGTTLAFALAEPIDDLREGLDERYERATTAVERALREVGVETERGEPDDSFCPGTHSLQRDGKIVGIAQRVRQDAALTAGVAIVDARDEIAAVLDDVYDALGVPFDPDSVGSVATAGGTGDPEAVQRAIERAFVGDADAAVERVD; encoded by the coding sequence ATGCGCGTACTCCGGGGCCGCGCGGCGTCGATCGACGCCGACCGCGAGGTGACGGCCGAGATGCTTTCCGCAGTCGGAGAGGACGGCGACGCCGCGGTCCGCGTCTGGACGCCCCACCGGCAGGTCGCCTTCGGCCGCCGCGACGCCCGCGAGGACGGGTACGAGGCAGCCCGCGAGGCGGCCAGCGACCGCGGGTTCCCGCCGGTCGAGCGCAGCGTCGGCGGCCGCGCCGTCGCGTACGCCGGGACGACGCTGGCGTTCGCGCTCGCGGAACCGATCGACGACCTGCGCGAGGGCCTCGACGAGCGCTACGAGCGCGCGACGACGGCCGTCGAGCGCGCGCTCCGCGAGGTCGGCGTCGAGACCGAACGCGGCGAACCCGACGACTCGTTCTGCCCCGGTACTCACTCCCTGCAGCGCGACGGGAAGATCGTCGGCATCGCCCAGCGCGTCCGGCAGGACGCCGCGCTCACTGCCGGCGTGGCGATCGTCGACGCACGCGACGAGATCGCCGCCGTCCTCGACGACGTGTACGATGCGCTCGGCGTCCCGTTCGACCCCGACTCCGTGGGCAGCGTGGCCACCGCTGGCGGCACCGGCGACCCCGAAGCGGTCCAGCGAGCGATAGAGCGGGCGTTCGTCGGCGACGCCGACGCGGCCGTCGAGCGCGTGGACTGA
- a CDS encoding DUF7268 family protein: MAPDRLVAATRRFVVAGAVGAGLGAVGVVAFTADAGLRTATERTFALGALAFGVGLLGWSGSVMAGRGIENMQRYMETGSNWTEADSRRAMSRVTGFGLGAMLAASLATAWL; encoded by the coding sequence GTGGCGCCCGACCGCCTCGTCGCGGCGACCCGTCGCTTCGTCGTCGCCGGCGCGGTCGGGGCCGGTCTCGGCGCTGTCGGCGTCGTCGCCTTCACCGCCGACGCCGGCCTGCGGACGGCGACCGAGCGGACATTCGCGCTTGGCGCGCTCGCCTTCGGCGTCGGGCTGCTCGGCTGGTCGGGGTCGGTGATGGCCGGCCGCGGCATCGAGAACATGCAGCGGTACATGGAGACCGGATCGAACTGGACCGAAGCGGACTCCCGGCGGGCGATGAGCAGAGTTACCGGGTTCGGCCTCGGCGCGATGCTCGCGGCGTCGCTGGCGACGGCGTGGCTGTAG
- a CDS encoding cysteine hydrolase family protein, with amino-acid sequence MELDPDTTAIVVVDMQNGFAHPDGSLYAPASEEAIEPIGELVRRGSEAGATVVFTRDVHPPEQFEDAHYYDEFERWGEHVVEGSWEAEIVEDLPTETADHVVEKHTYDAFYETELDGWLSARGIDDLVICGTLANVCVLHTAGSAGLRDYRPVLAEDAVGFIEEDHRAYALDHADWLFGEVAERDEIEFA; translated from the coding sequence ATGGAACTCGATCCGGACACCACCGCGATAGTCGTGGTAGACATGCAGAACGGCTTCGCGCACCCGGACGGGAGTCTCTACGCCCCCGCGAGCGAGGAGGCGATCGAACCGATCGGCGAACTTGTCCGGCGCGGCAGCGAGGCCGGCGCGACGGTCGTGTTCACCCGCGACGTCCACCCGCCGGAACAGTTCGAGGACGCCCACTACTACGACGAGTTCGAGCGCTGGGGCGAGCACGTCGTCGAGGGGTCCTGGGAGGCCGAGATCGTCGAGGACCTCCCTACCGAGACGGCCGACCACGTCGTCGAGAAGCACACCTACGACGCGTTCTACGAGACGGAGCTCGACGGGTGGCTGTCGGCCCGCGGGATAGACGATCTGGTGATCTGCGGGACGCTGGCGAACGTCTGCGTCCTCCACACCGCCGGCAGCGCCGGGCTTCGGGACTACCGGCCGGTCCTCGCCGAGGACGCCGTCGGGTTCATCGAGGAGGACCACCGGGCGTACGCGCTGGACCACGCCGACTGGCTGTTCGGCGAGGTCGCGGAGCGCGACGAGATCGAGTTCGCCTGA
- a CDS encoding histidine kinase N-terminal 7TM domain-containing protein, with product MAALLAGTLAATLLAGGLAAVTWKRRERRGGRYFAAMMAVNALWLLGFAAEITATDLAAALSWFRWRSAVIAFVPALWTLFALEYADYEDRISPLVVAAVALPATVTATLSFTNPIHGQFWSDAALVTEGPFRLLVVEYGVGWWVSVAASYLFVTAGMILIAGVAVRSSGLYRKQSLLVLGASVAPCVANASYHLGVSPVPHLDLTPFGFVVNGVVVFWALYDYRLFDLSPVARSAVVDRMDDPVVAVDGGEHVVDVNPAARDLSALTAPLGRQFLEAFPEVAAAVDVDAATTNEVVAFDSGGGVRYFEPLVTPLDDGQGAVVILRDVTRRRKREQSLEAIQSASRDLMRAETPDAVAEHTVDAVRDVLDLEYAAIHLAEDGELRPAAYTDAVLDLYDPVPAFDVGEGLQGSVFETGEPIVYGDVRETNALRDDETPVRGVAVFPLGDRGTLGAASTEPFEPDDALVRLTSVLADNAAAALTRAEREAELRERERELARQNEQLDEFASVVSHDLRNPISVADGYLELAREEGDVDALDQVADAIDRMERLTDDLLELARSGRVVTDPAAVSLSDAAAEAWENVDTGGARLDVRGDAAVRADRRRLLQLFENLFRNSVEHGAPEETAEAIGEDTFYRSAADDATSRGTADGPLSDDAAAEGAVGDGASAAAAELSVTVGVLSGKRAVDSRSSADRSSPVGFYVEDDGPGIPPSERDAVYEWGYSSTSDGTGFGLAIVREIAEAHGWSVRIADADGGDEPSAGGDGRDLSGGARFEITGVAVE from the coding sequence GTGGCCGCTCTTCTGGCGGGCACTCTCGCCGCGACGCTCTTGGCGGGTGGTCTCGCGGCGGTCACCTGGAAGCGTCGCGAACGCCGGGGTGGCCGCTACTTCGCCGCGATGATGGCCGTGAACGCGCTGTGGCTCCTCGGGTTCGCGGCCGAAATCACGGCGACGGACCTGGCGGCCGCGCTCTCGTGGTTCCGGTGGCGATCAGCCGTCATCGCGTTCGTCCCGGCACTGTGGACGCTGTTCGCTCTGGAGTACGCGGACTACGAGGATCGGATATCCCCGCTCGTCGTCGCCGCGGTCGCCCTCCCGGCGACTGTCACCGCAACGCTCTCGTTCACTAACCCGATCCACGGGCAGTTCTGGTCGGACGCCGCGCTGGTCACCGAGGGACCGTTTCGGCTTCTTGTCGTCGAGTACGGCGTCGGCTGGTGGGTGAGTGTCGCCGCAAGCTACCTCTTCGTCACCGCCGGTATGATCCTCATCGCGGGGGTCGCCGTCCGGTCGTCCGGGCTCTATCGGAAGCAGTCACTGCTCGTCCTCGGGGCGTCGGTCGCGCCCTGCGTCGCCAACGCCTCGTACCACCTCGGCGTCTCGCCGGTGCCGCACCTCGACCTGACGCCGTTCGGCTTCGTCGTCAACGGCGTCGTGGTGTTCTGGGCGCTGTACGACTACCGGTTGTTCGACCTCTCGCCCGTCGCCCGCTCGGCGGTCGTCGACCGGATGGACGATCCGGTAGTCGCCGTCGACGGCGGCGAGCACGTCGTCGACGTCAACCCCGCGGCGCGCGATCTGTCGGCCCTCACCGCCCCGCTCGGTCGGCAGTTTCTCGAGGCGTTCCCCGAAGTGGCCGCCGCCGTCGACGTCGACGCGGCCACGACGAACGAGGTGGTCGCGTTCGATTCCGGCGGGGGCGTGCGGTACTTCGAACCGCTGGTGACGCCGCTGGACGACGGGCAGGGCGCCGTCGTCATCCTCCGCGACGTTACGCGGCGGCGGAAACGGGAGCAGTCGCTAGAGGCGATACAGTCGGCAAGCCGCGACCTGATGCGGGCGGAGACGCCCGACGCCGTCGCCGAGCACACCGTCGACGCGGTCCGCGACGTCCTCGACCTCGAATACGCGGCGATCCATCTGGCCGAGGACGGCGAACTGCGTCCCGCCGCGTACACCGACGCGGTGCTCGATCTGTACGACCCCGTCCCCGCCTTCGACGTCGGCGAGGGGTTACAGGGATCGGTGTTCGAGACGGGCGAACCGATCGTGTACGGCGACGTTCGGGAGACGAACGCCCTCCGCGACGACGAGACGCCGGTCCGTGGCGTGGCGGTGTTCCCCCTCGGTGACCGCGGCACGCTGGGCGCCGCGTCGACCGAGCCGTTCGAGCCCGACGACGCGCTCGTCCGGCTGACGTCGGTGCTGGCCGACAACGCCGCGGCGGCGCTGACCCGGGCCGAGCGCGAGGCGGAGCTCCGGGAGCGCGAGCGCGAACTGGCGCGCCAGAACGAACAACTGGACGAGTTCGCGAGCGTCGTCAGCCACGACCTCCGTAACCCGATCTCCGTCGCCGACGGCTACCTGGAACTGGCTCGCGAAGAGGGCGACGTCGACGCGCTCGACCAGGTGGCGGACGCGATAGACCGGATGGAACGCCTGACCGACGACCTCCTCGAACTCGCCCGGTCGGGACGCGTCGTCACCGATCCGGCGGCGGTGTCGCTGTCCGACGCGGCCGCGGAAGCGTGGGAGAACGTCGACACCGGCGGCGCCCGCCTCGACGTCCGGGGCGACGCTGCCGTCCGGGCTGACCGCCGCCGCCTCCTGCAGCTGTTCGAGAACCTGTTTCGCAACTCGGTGGAGCACGGCGCGCCGGAAGAGACCGCCGAGGCCATCGGTGAGGACACGTTCTACCGATCCGCGGCGGACGACGCGACGAGCCGGGGGACCGCAGACGGGCCACTCTCGGACGACGCGGCGGCGGAGGGGGCCGTCGGTGACGGCGCGAGCGCCGCCGCCGCCGAGCTTTCGGTCACCGTTGGCGTGCTATCGGGCAAGCGGGCCGTCGATTCACGGTCCTCGGCGGACCGAAGCTCCCCTGTCGGGTTCTACGTCGAGGACGACGGGCCGGGGATCCCGCCGTCGGAGCGGGACGCGGTCTACGAGTGGGGGTACTCCTCGACGAGCGATGGGACGGGATTCGGCCTCGCCATCGTCCGCGAGATCGCGGAGGCGCACGGCTGGTCGGTGCGGATCGCGGACGCCGACGGGGGCGACGAGCCTTCGGCCGGCGGGGACGGTCGGGACCTCTCCGGCGGCGCTCGCTTCGAGATCACCGGCGTCGCCGTCGAGTGA